Proteins from a single region of Streptomyces sp. TN58:
- the dacB gene encoding D-alanyl-D-alanine carboxypeptidase/D-alanyl-D-alanine-endopeptidase: MPLVKTWQLTAGAAVAGLALSVAAVTAAGPWDSGQRKAERDRAASWGRTGGADHDGTAAAGPLPQAAPSAPGVLGAVGPGVPRAQAAPAGSADGLAARLRPLLADPALGTARTASVVDTATGQVLFESGAREPMTPASTVKIATAVAVLAALGPEHRIRTTVVPGTAPGQIVLVGGGDPSLTAKKKSPAGSGGSLVALAADTAQALKAAGTDTVTLGYDDSLYTGPVRHPIGVNPNIAPVTALAADEGRPDDSTSGPVDRSDDPAGAAARAFRTLLSERGITVTAQPVRAKAAAGAQPLAVTQSTPVAGLVERMLTNSDNDIAEALARQTALASGQPAGFEGAEKAVTARLAGLGLDTAGSRFADGSGLNRADKVSAGLLTALLAKAADPSHPELRPVLTGLPVAGFTGTLRARNAGASPAAGLVRAKTGTLTGVNSLSGTVVDSQGRLLAFAFLTAHSPGPEGAEKGLDKLAAAVAAAP; encoded by the coding sequence GTGCCATTGGTCAAGACCTGGCAGCTCACCGCGGGTGCGGCCGTCGCCGGCCTCGCCCTGTCGGTGGCAGCGGTGACCGCCGCCGGCCCATGGGACTCCGGCCAGCGTAAGGCCGAGCGGGACAGGGCGGCCTCCTGGGGCCGTACGGGTGGCGCAGATCACGACGGCACCGCCGCCGCCGGACCCCTACCGCAGGCGGCGCCCAGCGCCCCCGGAGTACTGGGCGCCGTAGGCCCCGGCGTCCCGCGGGCACAGGCCGCCCCCGCCGGATCCGCCGACGGGCTCGCCGCCCGGCTGCGGCCGCTGCTGGCCGATCCCGCGCTCGGCACGGCCCGTACCGCCTCCGTCGTCGACACCGCCACCGGGCAGGTGCTCTTCGAGTCCGGGGCGCGCGAGCCGATGACCCCCGCCTCCACCGTCAAGATCGCCACGGCCGTGGCCGTGCTCGCCGCCCTCGGGCCCGAGCACCGGATCAGGACCACCGTCGTACCGGGCACCGCCCCAGGACAGATCGTCCTCGTCGGCGGCGGCGACCCCTCCCTCACCGCGAAGAAGAAGAGCCCCGCCGGATCCGGTGGCAGCCTCGTCGCCCTGGCCGCCGACACCGCCCAGGCCCTCAAGGCCGCCGGCACCGACACCGTGACCCTCGGATACGACGACAGCCTCTACACCGGGCCCGTCCGGCACCCGATCGGCGTCAATCCCAACATCGCCCCCGTGACCGCCCTCGCGGCCGACGAGGGCCGCCCCGACGACTCCACCTCCGGACCGGTGGACCGCAGCGACGACCCCGCCGGGGCCGCCGCCCGCGCCTTCCGCACCCTGCTGTCGGAGCGCGGCATCACCGTCACCGCGCAACCGGTCCGGGCCAAGGCCGCCGCCGGCGCCCAGCCGCTCGCCGTCACCCAGTCCACCCCGGTGGCCGGGCTCGTCGAACGGATGCTGACCAACAGCGACAACGACATCGCCGAAGCCCTCGCCCGCCAGACCGCCCTCGCCTCCGGACAGCCCGCCGGCTTCGAGGGCGCCGAGAAGGCCGTCACCGCCCGGCTCGCCGGCCTCGGCCTCGACACGGCCGGCTCCCGCTTCGCCGACGGCAGCGGTCTCAACCGCGCCGACAAGGTCAGCGCCGGCCTGCTGACCGCCCTGCTCGCCAAGGCCGCCGACCCCTCCCACCCCGAGCTGCGGCCGGTCCTCACCGGGCTCCCCGTCGCCGGCTTCACCGGCACCCTGCGCGCCCGCAACGCCGGTGCGTCTCCGGCGGCCGGCCTGGTCCGCGCCAAGACCGGCACCCTCACCGGGGTGAACTCGCTCTCCGGCACCGTCGTCGACTCCCAGGGCAGGCTCCTCGCCTTCGCCTTCCTCACGGCCCACAGCCCCGGCCCCGAGGGCGCCGAGAAGGGCCTCGACAAGCTGGCCGCCGCCGTCGCGGCCGCTCCGTAG
- the tilS gene encoding tRNA lysidine(34) synthetase TilS — MGPHPAVAAIRLAVRRVLHDVLTELTDRPRTPSGAFPCADPRTGAGTPPLVLVACSGGADSMALASALAFEAPKLGIRAGGITVDHGLQDGSDQRAAEVVVRMTALGLDPVESVAVRVGRDGGPEAAARDARYGALDEAADRLGAAAVLLGHTRDDQAETVLLGLARGSGIRSLSGMPEVSGGPGRPGRSHRYRRPFLQVDRQTARKACMVQSLAVWDDPHNMDPAYTRSRLRHEGLPALEKALGKGVVEALARTAQLSRDDADALDAWAAEAEGGVRDEDGRLECAKLYALPPAVRRRVLRRAVVAAGSPAGSLFARHIEEVDRLITGWRGQGAINLPGRVEAQRQGGRLVIRQG; from the coding sequence ATGGGTCCCCATCCTGCGGTCGCGGCGATACGCCTGGCGGTCCGCCGCGTACTCCACGACGTCCTCACCGAGCTCACCGACCGCCCCCGGACCCCGTCCGGAGCGTTCCCCTGCGCCGACCCTCGCACCGGCGCGGGCACCCCGCCACTCGTGCTCGTCGCCTGCTCCGGCGGCGCCGACTCCATGGCCCTCGCCTCGGCCCTCGCCTTCGAGGCCCCCAAACTCGGCATCCGGGCCGGCGGCATCACCGTCGACCACGGACTGCAGGACGGCTCCGACCAGCGCGCCGCCGAGGTCGTCGTCCGCATGACCGCCCTCGGCCTCGACCCGGTGGAGTCCGTCGCCGTGCGCGTCGGCCGTGACGGCGGCCCCGAGGCCGCCGCCCGCGACGCCCGTTACGGAGCCCTGGACGAGGCCGCCGACCGCCTCGGCGCCGCCGCCGTGCTGCTCGGCCACACCCGGGACGATCAAGCGGAAACCGTCCTGCTGGGCCTCGCCCGCGGATCCGGCATCCGCTCGCTGTCCGGCATGCCCGAGGTGTCCGGCGGCCCCGGCCGCCCCGGCCGCAGCCACCGCTACCGCCGCCCCTTCCTCCAGGTCGACCGGCAGACCGCCCGCAAGGCGTGCATGGTCCAGTCCCTGGCCGTCTGGGACGACCCGCACAACATGGACCCGGCCTACACCCGCTCCCGCCTGCGCCACGAGGGACTGCCCGCTCTGGAGAAGGCGCTCGGGAAGGGTGTCGTCGAGGCCCTCGCCCGCACCGCCCAGCTCTCCCGCGACGACGCCGACGCCCTGGACGCCTGGGCCGCCGAGGCGGAGGGCGGCGTACGCGACGAGGACGGCCGCCTGGAGTGCGCCAAGCTGTACGCCCTGCCCCCGGCCGTCCGCCGCCGTGTGCTGCGCAGGGCCGTCGTCGCCGCCGGCTCCCCCGCGGGCTCGCTCTTCGCCCGCCACATCGAGGAAGTCGACCGCCTCATCACCGGATGGCGCGGCCAGGGCGCCATCAACCTGCCCGGCCGGGTGGAGGCCCAGCGGCAGGGTGGCAGACTTGTCATCCGGCAGGGCTGA
- a CDS encoding zinc-dependent metalloprotease produces MTSISGAEMVDWNLAVATATRLVRPGPEVTRDEARAVVAELRGHARTSERHVREYTRMIPDGAAVPDTPVLVVDRPGWVRANVAGFRALLTPLLGKMQERRAGAPGGAVLGTVGGKVTGVELGMLLSFLASRVLGQYETFAPVSRDLPASASGGRLLLVAPNIVHVERELEVAPHDFRLWVCLHEETHRTQFTAVPWLRAHLEGEIQTFLGATEVDPMTVLERIREAAQSFAGARPDAEQADEGRSLVELVQTPEQREILARLTAVMSLLEGHADFVMDGVGPQVVPSVAEIREKFQQRRASGAGRLDAALRKLLGLDAKLRQYRDGERFVRAVVGQVGMEGFNRVWTSPNTLPTKAEIDRPADWVARVHGRGNEGSADTAQG; encoded by the coding sequence ATGACGAGCATCAGTGGTGCGGAGATGGTCGACTGGAACCTCGCGGTGGCGACCGCGACCCGGCTGGTGCGACCCGGCCCGGAGGTCACCCGGGACGAGGCGCGGGCCGTCGTCGCCGAACTGCGCGGACACGCCAGGACCTCGGAACGGCACGTACGCGAGTACACCCGGATGATCCCGGACGGCGCCGCCGTCCCCGACACCCCCGTCCTGGTCGTCGACCGGCCCGGCTGGGTCAGGGCCAACGTCGCGGGCTTCCGGGCCCTGCTCACGCCCCTCCTCGGCAAGATGCAGGAGCGCCGCGCCGGCGCGCCCGGCGGAGCGGTCCTCGGCACCGTCGGCGGCAAGGTCACCGGCGTGGAGCTGGGCATGCTGCTGAGCTTCCTGGCCTCCAGGGTCCTGGGCCAGTACGAGACCTTCGCGCCAGTCTCCCGCGACCTGCCGGCCTCCGCTTCGGGCGGCCGGCTGCTGCTCGTCGCCCCGAACATCGTCCACGTCGAGCGCGAGCTGGAGGTGGCCCCGCACGACTTCCGGCTGTGGGTCTGCCTGCACGAGGAGACGCACCGTACCCAGTTCACGGCCGTCCCGTGGCTGCGCGCCCACCTCGAAGGCGAGATCCAGACGTTCCTCGGCGCCACCGAGGTCGACCCGATGACCGTCCTGGAACGCATCCGGGAGGCCGCCCAGTCCTTCGCCGGCGCCCGCCCGGACGCCGAGCAGGCCGACGAGGGGCGCTCCCTCGTCGAGCTCGTGCAGACCCCCGAGCAGCGCGAGATCCTGGCCCGCCTCACCGCCGTCATGTCCCTGCTGGAGGGACACGCCGACTTCGTCATGGACGGCGTCGGCCCCCAGGTGGTGCCCTCGGTCGCCGAGATCCGCGAGAAGTTCCAGCAGCGCCGCGCCAGCGGGGCGGGCCGCCTCGACGCCGCCCTGCGCAAGCTGCTCGGCCTCGACGCCAAGCTGCGCCAGTACCGCGACGGCGAGCGCTTCGTGCGCGCCGTCGTGGGCCAGGTCGGCATGGAGGGCTTCAACCGCGTCTGGACCTCTCCGAACACACTGCCCACCAAGGCGGAGATCGACCGGCCCGCGGACTGGGTGGCCCGCGTCCACGGCAGGGGGAACGAGGGGAGCGCGGACACCGCGCAGGGGTGA